The Rhododendron vialii isolate Sample 1 chromosome 6a, ASM3025357v1 genome includes a window with the following:
- the LOC131329383 gene encoding CASP-like protein 1C1: protein MHHCHSSMDKTTRVCFLLLRVLALGATIAAAIVMGTSHEKSSFFTVQFEAKFSHTSAFTYFLIVNVIGGAYSLLVLFLPTESLLWRLVIAMDVVITMLLTSGVSAALAIAYVGKKGNSYAGWLPICGQVEGYCHQVGGALATGFAGVIIYMLILLYSLHSAINPLLL, encoded by the exons ATGCATCACTGTCACTCGAGCATGGACAAGACCACGAGGGTCTGCTTCCTCCTGCTGAGGGTTCTGGCATTGGGCGCAACCATTGCGGCAGCCATTGTCATGGGTACGAGTCACGAGAAATCTAGCTTTTTCACCGTACAGTTTGAAGCTAAGTTCAGCCATACCTCGGCTTTCAC GTATTTTCTGATTGTCAATGTCATTGGAGGGGCGTACAGTTTGCTGGTTCTTTTCCTTCCAACAGAGAGCTTGCTCTGGCGATTGGTTATTGCCATGGATGTG GTAATAACTATGTTGCTGACATCAGGAGTATCAGCAGCCTTAGCAATTGCATATGTGGGGAAGAAAGGGAATTCCTATGCAGGTTGGCTACCCATTTGTGGCCAGGTTGAGGGCTACTGCCACCAGGTGGGAGGAGCCCTAGCCACTGGCTTTGCCGGAGTTATAATCTACATGCTCATCCTCCTCTACTCCCTCCATTCTGCCATAAATCCTCTGCTTTTGTAA